Genomic segment of Eupeodes corollae chromosome 2, idEupCoro1.1, whole genome shotgun sequence:
tttaacttaatgttaaaaacgtttttctttgttgcatacaattgttttggagatgaattaattttttgttcgaaaatattCGAggggacatttatatttttcaggatttgtgatttacaaaaaaagcgttaattaatttttttcaaaatcatatcagtttgatatcacgttacaaaacataacataatttaattcACGTCGCAAGCGTGATTGGTTTCTGAGATATTTTGGataaaccaacattttcactttacttttttttaaattgctgtggtataaaaaaaaaaacacccaagcaattttgttgagagtcctttctgtatctttccgaattattatctgtataacacaattaAATTGTAGTCAATATCTTAACTGGCTCTTGATATATGAACGATGAAAAAAGCTTCCCAAACAACAGACGTctctccaaaaatcttttatttagactctagggaccttgaaaagtcgagaaatgtcaacattttcaattcgaaaaatcggaccggttataataacttcctataggaagtaaTGAATcccttgacagctgacaaaagtTGAAATAATGTTGCTAATTTAAAGTTCCATAgctctaagaaaaaaaacacaaattcgaAGTGAGTAATTCAAAACTCAAggttttaaagtaaaaagttgtCTACTTTCGGGGAGCCTCCATCAATCAATTGTGGCCACCGTCCCTAtagttcaaaattattatttatttggttCGCTGGGCACAATTCTTGGACATCAAATCAATTCCATCCAATTtgtttatcaaaacaaataattatgaTTCCCAAATAACATACCACACATTTGTCCAACATtccatttcttttataatttactCCTTTTAGTGAGTCCAATTCATTACATTTTATCCATTACGAGTTTATCTACTTTCGACTTTCTCAATCCCAACAAGCTCTCGTTCGAATAAGTCTCAAAAAGGATAAATACCACCCCCACAAAAGCGCTCAACATAAGACCAAGTCATAAAACGAAATTTATTGTTCAGCTTAATGTACTTTAGATTATACATATTTAGTTCCTTTTCCTTGTACAAggataagaaagaaaaaaaatcacgtAAACACACAAAGTATGCATAATTTTTAAGCACTGCTCCATTATCGCTATAAGAACTATACGTCCTCCCGAGTACCCAGCGAAAGAGCGAgtatgcatttaaattataacgTCCATAACATAACTCTGGGAGAAAACCAAGAACGTTTGGGTAATTAAGAACTTGGACTTAACTCACTTTTAATCACTCCACTGATGGCACTGGGAGTATACCAACCaacaaaatagaagaaataaacCAGTCCATTTTTATTGAGGCCAGTTGCATCATCAGGaacgaaaatataaaacatctgGATCTCTGTTGCTGAGGACgtagttttactttttgacacatttaTGGTGCAATGAAATAATCCTTGAAAGGACATCATTTTTGTCAGAGAATTACCCCACCTACATTTCATATCCATTACTGTTAGACATCGTTTTTTGATGGGTTTTAATAAAACCATCAAGGCGTGTTTTAATTAAACCATCATTgcaaaatgtatgtttgaatgCCTAATGGAACGAAATTGCACAACATATGTACAACACATATTCGTAGGTAATTATTTTGAGGCGATGAACCTTGATACACATTTCTGGGACGTGCTCacaattttaagttgaaattttgaatgattactcattgatctatatttttttcgatattcgaTACCGCAACGATATATCCATAGCTTTCAAGAAACAGAAGTCAAAAGGCTTTTTTAAATTCGGGTCACGCACAACGAGGCCGTCAAACCGAAAAACCATCACTTCGGTTTCATACTTCTTCTTTTTGCGTATAAAAGCGACTGGCCGGGAATGAGTTAGGCATATTAAGTTCACTACTTGCACTGTTAGCAATCAAAAACCAACTCTCAAACCAAAATGGCCAAATTCGTAAGTTTATCTTTCTTATCAAATTGCCttacattttattaacttttgggTTGGTATTTTTATAGATCATTGTTCTCTTCGCTGTTGTTGCCTGTGCCGCTGCCAAGCCCGGTGTTCTTGCTCCATTAGCTGCAGCACCaattgctgctgctgctccttTGGCTTACTCTGCACCTTTGGCTTATTCTGCACCTTTGGCTTACTCAGCTCCTTTGGCTTACGCCCCAGCACCATTGGCCTACAATGCAGCTCCTCTTGCTTCTGATGGAAGTAGCCGcattgatattcaaaacaacTACGCTTTTGCCGCTCCATTGAGGTATGCTGCTCCAGCTGCCATTGCTGCTCCATTGAGATATGCCGCTCCAGCAGCTGCTTTTGCTGCTCCATTAAACTTGGCTGCTCCTTTGGCTTACAGTGCTCCAATTGCTAAAGTAGCTGCTCCAGttcttttgtaataaaattctttaaaagaaataacaacCACTGACTGAGAAAATGactgatgaaaaaataaaattattacgagtattaaaaaaaaacactgaatttgttattaaaagttCCCAATTTTTGTtacagaaaaaaagataaataaggCATAGTTCGTGCtacacaaacattaaaaaaaggtgTTCACGTTGAACTCTTCTTAAGCGGCTATTTCCAAGctacatattttgacattttatcatttcTTCTCCTTTTCactaatattaaaacaaaatatgaaataaattgcCTCAAATGATTCCAATGTTTAATGAATAAATAGCGTTAGTGTTACAGGGTGTCAGATTGTGACAGTACAATTTGTCACAGTGAAagtggaaacaaaaatataatgttaatagaaaatattagtGTTAAAGTTAAGTGTGACCgtataaaatgttaaagtagAAACAGTATAAACAAATGTTATTAATATGAAAATCCGAATGTCATACTGCAGTGTTCAAATCGACACcgtaaaagttttagaaaagggTGAAAGTATAGTGTCAAAGTGGCagtgtaaaattttgataacaaaagtgtgaaagtaaaaaataataaatgtaaaaatttaacaataaacgagtggacattttattaaaattttataataaaaaactttgacagccaaaacatttagaaatgtaaaaatgttaccataaaaatttgtatgtgaaaatgtaaaaatttgacAGCGGAAATGTGTGAAAGTGAAAAGTATAGTAATGTTCTAAGAGAAACTTAAGTGCTAGAGTGCTGACATTTTAAGGAAGCAATTAAAAAGTGTGATAGTTTGTTAGTGTGACAGTGTAATATATTTCAGAAGTATTGAAGTGATAAAGTTTGCCAGTGTTATATGAGGAAGTCAGATTTGTCTTCCTTTTATGACAGCTTATCTGTTTTAAGTTCAGAgatagtaaataaaaataaggtcaTTACctctaaaatatttcaaaaaagctGTATTCAAATTTCCTTAAGACTTCCTTTAAAACAGCATAAATACAAacatcttcttgtttttttatttgcaacacAAACTAcaatggcaagttttgcattagcaaaaaagtgggtcccgtgATTCTGTCTGTTTGTActcgctcctacagcctaaaccaatCGGAAGATTAAGTTCCAATTTggaagtttaagttttaagcaaattcgagttaaactttttttttaatttgttttaagatcaaaaataacagatccgaaaaaaacgaaaatccgAATTTACTcgaaaacaaaccgatagatttttataaaattttgtatcatatattttttttttaacttcgcttctttcagtaaaaaaatatgtattttattatttcttcaaaagaatACTTTCGTAGAACCGTGATGATGAgtgccttatagatggtgattttagattctTGAAAGAGACTCTACTTCTCAATTCTTCcctctaagtccaaagaagagttattcttcgtttgattttagcgttGGTGTCGTTGTGTGTGTTTATTGCGGTGCTttggtagacaaagtctttaatTACCTAGAAGTTATAGGTGTCcacggtgacgttttgtccaagacgttgttgttcaatgtaattttttgatgacagtatatacttggtcttgctctcattgaccactaaaaccatcttcttcgcttctgtcaaaaacactccactaacatcacgctttgatcttcaaattatgtcaatatcatccgcgtatccgagtaattagatGGACATTTGGGAGATTGTGCCTCTggtgttgatggttgagttttgcgcAATTCATTCCAGAACAATGTGAAGAAGTCTCATGAaggtgcatcaccttgtctaaaaccttttttgacatcaaatgcaaatGCAGATTTTTCCGACCTTAAaaaagcagcgtgaattctccatcgtcattctgcacaaacggaaaagtttgacagggatgtctaaactagacattgctctgtagagctcttccctatagatgctgtcatacgcggctttaaaatcgattaagagatGGTATttgaagtggtctttccatattctcaacatagactgcgggtccactacgatgttcccctgatcgtatTTACaggttcgtggctggtatccttgggaggttttttttaccatttggtaaaatttacgaacgtcattcctgttgtgacatccctctatctcctcgatcgcgcgcttctcatgctctctttttttccttctaatAAGCcgatgttcctctctcctcttctgctcgtagagctcgcgagcagctctggtcctctTGTGCGGGCCAACACAAAagtcaaaaaagaggctgggatgcgatccacactgataacttcccatcccggctGTTGATTTTACTTGCTTCTTGcctaaagtttgtaggttttcgtgttttgtttaaaaagttgccAATTGAATCATTCAAAATTAccatcaatattttgaataaaataaaaatgtgttatttCAACATCTTGtagaaaacaatatgttttttataaaataaaattaatttgaagccaaaatctaaaatttttgaaaagatatttcagtcgaaaattatttttttccaacttttagtaaagtttttatttaaaaaaactgtctattcgatttttctcaaaatgttagcAGACTTCataaacgttattcttcgttgcacaaaattattttgtatataaaatcatttttgttcgtaaaatattcaaggtgacaaatacttttttatttatttattttttgatttatgacaaaaaaagggttaattagatttttttccaaaaatatactagtttgggatcacgttacaatatataattaaaaatttaactcaattctctagcatttttggtttgtAACATATTTTGGGTTAGCCAAAATTGGAAGTATAcaaagttatttgaaaagaaaCTGCTCTTacgatttcgaaaaaaaaaaaatgaaaaaaaaataaatatgttttgagatatcaaatggctttatatttttgaaaacatatccaATACTAtaggtactatttttaaacatgcTCTTTGGATAAAGGTGCAAGTTTTTGCGACCCtgtagtaaattttattttaaacaaatttggcaAAACATTGTTGCTTAACACATTTTTAGGGAACTTGTCAATactttttcttatattcattttgcaaagattattttaaacaagagttcttaacaaaatgtaatgagcattattaaaaaaaaaacaaagatatttgagaaaaaGTCAAAGTCTTCCAACCCCCATTTTGacgaaaaccttaattttgaaCCGCCTTACAGACATCAATAACGTGCGGTTCTTGGTTGTTTAAACATAATGTTTCTATCTTTTTTCTCGTAATATATCAGCTTTATGAAGACGAAAGTTTGTTTTATGCTGACTTACATGAAATGCAACGTATAgacactttccctagtacaagtgaaaactcttttttcagcggtttaggagtgagagcgGGGCAAACGGTCCACGTGATTTTTGTGGGTGGTTTTTACTTCGccattttatatggaaaaacgctctggatacgaactttaaaaaaatgaaacctGTGTACATTAAGTTTTGTGTCATTTTAAAAGATCCTCTTTCTGCCCTTACAATTTTAggctcaaatttaaaatattaggaGTGTAATCCCACCGAATTTCTGCTCTGTCGAAATTATATCCTgtgctatattaaaaaaacctataaaattTGCGTTTTGTAGTCCATAGAAAAAAGACTGCGTATCAAAACCTTAAGCTTACTGCTTATTAAATTAGTTATCAAAGAATTGTACTTAATGTCTAGATGGGATCCAATTACTTACCCTTTTAgattaaattttagaaacaaacacgaaaataaaatatagaaacttttgtatttatttccaaGACTACAAATGGGCTTTTGTTTCTCTAATGCTGCACTTTTTCTCCAAGCATATTATTTTCTAATCAaaatcttaattatttattaaaataaaatgacaaagtCAAGAGtttcttgatattttttgctaaattaagaaccgaaaacatacaaacatattcAAGTGTTCATAACTTTTCTCATTGAATTACCTCGGTTGCTTGGTTTCTAAACTTCGCAACAACCGCACCAGCAACCATCGGCAACCATCATCAGCAAACAGTATTAGCAGCATATAACATAAGCAACGCTCTGAGCCGACACCTTTACACATTAGCACggtttgatttgaataaattagCAGCTCTAGTGCCAAATTGAGCCTTATACCTAAGttgagaaattcaaaaccatgaATCACGTTGATGCTGTGTaaatttcaacacaaattaATCAAATCTCAGCAGCTTCATTCCTAAAACCACCCTTCGCGTACTTTTGGGCTTCCATATTTCTATACATCCCGTCACTCTCATGTTGACGGAGTGAAGGGATGTGGTGTCCTTATATTTCTGCTCTCACCCGCAATTTCGTTCGATATGGAAGGTTGGTTTTATCCTTCCTCATATACAACCACTCATCCCTCTTGCTATGCTTGCTTCCGTACTCAATCTTTCTTGAATCCACAAAAAGCTGGGTTCAATGAGTTCACATCGCTGTGCTCTAATGGCAGTAGGTATGACTTGCTTTTGCTTCATCAGGGTGTATTGCCTTACGACACCACCCTGGAAACATCACCAATATCATCATCACCACACCAAAATATaagcatcagcagcagcaagAAGTAGCGAGTGTTTTCTTGGGCTTGGGCCTGTGCTTGGTGCTCTGTGTTCGGCGCCTTAATTTCCCAAGGAAGTGCAAAATTTATGTCGTCTCATGATTCCACGACTTTGATTTCACGAAAAGTAGGAGAGTATGGCACTCGAGATGAAAATTACTAACGGATTTACATTTCCCAAAGATGTGTCACTTGATGGTGACGGTTTGACTGTGTATATACAAAACTCTATACTTATAGAAGCCAGTCTAGCTTCATCTAACatagcaacaacaacacaaaataaaagagcACTCTTTGTGATTTATTTCTTCTAAGTCCTTAGACGTGTTAAGGAATTATATTTACGGTATTAATCATAATGGTGGTTtggttaaagaaaaataatttagattTGTTTAAGATTGATTTTTCAGGGAGGGTAAAATACTTAATTCTAAAGTTCTTCAGAAAGTCAAGCGATATTATACAACCCAAAAGTTTATCCAATGAAGTAACAAATTCATTTAAGCAAGAAATTTCTacaaattcaaatcaatttccTTTCTAAGATCATGCAGCCATTTTGGCTGACTTATTAGAAACACCAGTCTAGTGCATTGGGGGTGCCACAGAATCGTGAATCACCATAACAATAGCCCAAAGtttttttcgtctagaatacgAGAAGACGGTTAGCTTTAGTTTTGtaccaaatataaaataacataaataaaaaaaaagtgtttttattaatttttatttatagtatttatgctatattatgaatttatttaaacaattttcttaaatcaaaataaaaaccttcagCTTTATTGCTTGCCCTAAAACGTTGTATCCATTGTATTTATTGACTGTTTCGGTTAACTCTACTAGAGTTCCTGTAATAAATTAGGCCGTCACTCTCTTCAATTCTGACCACAAAGAATATtctaaagaaattcaaaaatggaCCTACCCAAACCCAATTTCAAGCTTCTCTATACAATCAGCGATATTGATCCTTAGGTACTAAGGTGTtgtctaggtttttttttacctcatTAGAGTCCTGTAGAAGAATCAATTTATCTCAATTATTTGTTAATCCCTTTACCAAACATTTCACCCcacattttcaacttttcaacCACTTCacatttttcccaaaaacacTTTTAGACCATTATAAATGCGTAGTGATGGTTATTTCTGACCTTTAGAACAACGTTTAAGTTTGATATGAGGATTTCGAATTAATcgtattgttttctttgttatacaagaattattcttcaatGGTACAAAtcttttcagttgaaaaaagaatttgtttaagCTCATTTCCCTAGTGCCACAGTAGAAGCCTTTTGCTCCATTCAGCAATTGCTTTTAAGAGTCGAGCTGCCATCAAAAGATCTGTAGACTTAAACTTTCGATAACCTTTGTAGTTGCTCCCTaagcagcaaaaaaaacatttgatttggTGAATATATCCAATTCTCACATTATTTGTCTTCTGAAGTGCGTTTTCCGTTATCACTTTTAAATAAGCGTACAAATAGATCAGAGTGCAAACATGGTttttaaacaatacattttCAACAGAACTCATTTATTACCCATATGTTCATATGCAAGGCAATTATTGGTACTATATTATACGTACAGCTATTTAAATATAAGTAAGACATTTTCGAATTCAGTGaagtaaactattttttttatttttacaattttatctattcttcttttaattttgtatatgcataTAATTACTAtgatacttaaaaataaaatcaaacacatTTTCTGGCTAttttacaactgaaaaaaaatgttaatcaattcaattcaattgctttggaaaaatatttaagactttacaaaaatgagtaaccaacattttttggtaaagtttagtttcaaatatttagtaggaaaccctctttgccacagAGAATCTATGCATCGGTGTTGGATTGACCCGACAAAGGTTTGATATCTGTCAACAGGAATGGCATACCAAGCTGTTTTAAACTTGGTGTAAAGGTCTTCCAAATTTGTTATGTTCTGAACACTTACAGCAGCCTTAACCTCGCCCAATAGGAGCTCTATAGGATTTAGATTTATACTTGCTGAGGCCCATTCAAGCATTTTGACTGAATTATCCTAAAACCACTTTTTAGTGAACTTTGTTGTGTGCTTTGGGTCATTATCATGCTGAATTCTCCGTATTACAAGCAAATTCTCATCATCGCACGGCACAGCTCACGTTTTGTAGTACCTCGACATATGTAATTCCTGTTAAGTGAGGATGCCATCGATGTGATGAATCGCTCCAACGCCACCGTTCACACGTTTATTGGCCCTTCTCCGTGCTTCACAACGGGTAAAGTGTACCTACGAATTCAGCGATTTTTATCTACGCACAAAGCGTCTATCATCAGAACCCAAATGGTTAATCTTTGTTTCATCACTCCAAAGAATAAATTTTCATTGCTTAAGGTCTAAGAATAGAATAGGACACGAGGGAACGAAACACACATTTTGCATTGCTTGGATGTCAGTTATGCCTTCTTACAGGAAATTCGCCCATGTACGGTCCTTGGTATTATTTCGTCAGCTAGATCTCAGAAATTTCTCGATTAATATTCACAGAACTTTTTCTTGGATTCTCTTTTTTGCGATTTTACGATCAAATTCTGAAGGTTGTTATTCGGGTTCTGGCATGGAACTTTGGCAATGCTTGCTTTTatgctgaaaatgtttttttaatgcaCACTTTTTTGCtaattcaaaattcataaaaaaaagaagctgggatgcgacccacactgataacttcccatcccgtctgtcgatttgtcttgcttacaagtttgtagatttttgtgttgggttaaaaaagttctcagttgaattattcctaaaaattgttaaatcatcaacaatatttttcatacaaagaaaaagtttagtgtGACAatctaattttcttaaattgattttaagtcgacaacaatattttatcaattttagtagcattaaaattaaatttttataaattggttgaataaaattaatttcagataTATCAAgtgccgaaaatcaatttttaccaaatttccgtaaattttgttgtaaattttatttttgtataaaaaacggactgtgtaattaaaaaaaactgaatgtcgaaacaatcatttttgtgaaatagaaaaagcttaaagacaatatttttaatttttgaaaagattagattttttagatttttcaaaaaattttaatgaatgcttacaacaatatttttttaaagataaaatttgcTTAAAGCCAGtatgtcaaagttttgaaaatatattttaatcaaaaatcaatttttaccaacttttgttaattttgtttaggtttttatttttcgtacaaaaaaatgataattcgctttttctcaaaaattgtttgaaagttaaaaacaatatttcttataagtaaaattagctcgaagccataatttcaaatttttgaatttgatttgagtcgaaaatcaatttttgtttacaatttttgatcaattttttttgttgtaaaaaaactgtctttttgatttttctcaaaattttattgaatgttgacaataatatttttaaaagatgaaaatagtttaaagtaaatatataaaatttttgtcaatttgatttttctcaaaatgtttaaaaaaatatttcttattagtgaAAATtgattggaagccataatctcaaatttttgagaagatatttaagtttttaaggttttaagttttttgtaaaagaactgtttttctcaaaattttactagatgtcaaaaatgttttttttgttgcacaagattgtttttgagatgaaatcattttttattcgtaaaattttcgaggtgaaaaaaactcgttatttgattttttccaaaaatatacttgtttggtattccgttacaatttattatataaaatttaatttaagtcactGGCATCTTTGGTTCGTGAATTATTTAGGGTTTagcaaaatgttcacattttttttttaaatgttatggtAGAAAAAACCACTACGCAATTTTCCTGAGAGGCccttctgca
This window contains:
- the LOC129947419 gene encoding cuticle protein 18.6-like, which produces MAKFIIVLFAVVACAAAKPGVLAPLAAAPIAAAAPLAYSAPLAYSAPLAYSAPLAYAPAPLAYNAAPLASDGSSRIDIQNNYAFAAPLRYAAPAAIAAPLRYAAPAAAFAAPLNLAAPLAYSAPIAKVAAPVLL